The following proteins are co-located in the Vigna angularis cultivar LongXiaoDou No.4 chromosome 2, ASM1680809v1, whole genome shotgun sequence genome:
- the LOC108329102 gene encoding receptor protein kinase TMK1 — MLHSSLTFFFILLFSLTTADPHDAEILRQFRKGLDDPELLPWPDTGDDPCGWKYIFCDNKNRVNQIQAKGLNLSGPLPQNLNQLTNLFNVGLQNNRLNGPLPSFRGLSNLKYLYLDNNNFDSIPSDFFDGLQSLEVLALDNNKLNASSGGWHLPQTLQGSTQLTNLSCMSCNLTGPLPEFLGTMNSLSFLKLSNNNLTGEIPPSLNGSALQVLWLNNQKGELLTGRIDVVASMVSLTSLWLHGNAFTGTIPDNIGDLSSLRDLNLNENNLVGLVPQGLGDLKLDKLDLNNNHFMGPIPNFKAAQVSYTTNDFCVNKSGVPCAFEVMALLGFLGGMNYPENLVDSWSGNDPCGGQWLGIECNVDGKVNVINLPNMNLNGSLSPSVANLVSLVEIRLGGNDISGAVPGNWSSLSSLTLLDLSGNNISPPLPLFKTGLKPIVTGNPLFNGGAENPSSGSKNPSSGSGNVDPASGQSNSSSSDSRETKKSKRKGLVSIVAPIAGVAAAAFLLIPLYAYCFKRTKGGFQAPTSLVIHPRDPSDSDSVVKIAVANNTNGSISNLTGSGSGSRHSSGIGESHVIDAGNLRISVQVLRNVTKNFAPENELGRGGFGVVYKGELEDGTKIAVKRMEAGVISSKALDEFQAEIGVLSKVRHRHLVSLLGYSIEGNERILVYEYMPQGALSQHLFHWKSLELEPLSWKRRLNIALDVARGMEYLHTLAHQSFIHRDLKPSNILLADDFRAKVSDFGLVKLAPEGEKSVVTRLAGTFGYLAPEYAVTGKITTKADVFSFGVVLMELLTGLMALDEDRPEESQYLAAWFWHIKSDKKKLMAAIDKALDVKEETFESISIIAELAGHCTAREPSQRPEMGHAVNVLAPLVEKWKPFDDDTEEYSGIDYSLPLNQMVKGWQEAEGKDMSYMDLEDSKSSIPARPTGFADSFTSADGR, encoded by the exons ATGCTCCACTCTTCGCtaactttcttcttcattctcctCTTTTCCCTCACCACTGCCGACCCGCACGACGCCGAAATACTGCGCCAATTCCGAAAAGGGTTGGACGACCCGGAACTGTTGCCATGGCCGGACACCGGCGATGACCCGTGTGGTTGGAAGTACATTTTCTGCGACAATAAGAACCGCGTGAACCAGATTCAGGCCAAGGGGTTGAACTTGAGCGGTCCTCTTCCGCAGAACCTGAACCAGCTCACGAATCTCTTCAACGTGGGCCTCCAGAACAACAGGCTCAACGGCCCATTGCCTTCCTTCCGCGGCCTGTCAAATCTCAAATACTTGTATCTTGACAACAACAACTTCGACTCCATACCTTCAGATTTCTTCGATGGGCTCCAGAGTTTGGAAGTGCTCGCCTTGGATAATAATAAACTTAACGCCAGCTCCGGCGGCTGGCACTTACCGCAAACGCTCCAGGGTTCAACGCAGTTGACCAATCTCTCCTGTATGAGCTGCAACCTCACCGGCCCATTGCCCGAGTTTCTCGGAACAATGAACTCGCTGTCGTTTTTGAAGCTCTCCAACAACAACTTGACGGGCGAGATTCCCCCGAGTCTAAACGGCTCTGCGTTGCAGGTTCTCTGGCTGAATAACCAGAAGGGGGAGCTTCTTACTGGAAGAATTGACGTTGTGGCCTCCATGGTTTCACTCACGAGTTTGTGGCTTCACGGGAACGCATTTACTGGAACGATTCCTGATAACATTGGGGATTTGAGCTCCCTACGGGATCTTAACCTTAATGAGAACAACCTCGTTGGGTTGGTTCCTCAAGGTTTGGGTGACCTGAAGCTCGACAAACTGGACTTGAACAACAACCATTTTATGGGTCCGATTCCCAATTTTAAAGCGGCTCAAGTGTCTTATACTACTAACGATTTTTGTGTGAACAAGTCAGGGGTTCCTTGCGCGTTTGAGGTGATGGCGCTGTTGGGGTTCCTTGGGGGGATGAATTATCCTGAGAATTTGGTTGACTCGTGGAGTGGGAATGATCCTTGTGGGGGTCAGTGGTTGGGGATAGAGTGTAATGTTGATGGAAAGGTGAATGTGATTAATTTGCCTAATATGAATCTTAATGGGAGTTTAAGTCCTTCTGTTGCGAACTTGGTTTCTCTTGTTGAGATTAGGTTGGGGGGGAATGATATTAGTGGTGCGGTGCCTGGTAATTGGAGTAGTTTGTCATCTTTGACATTGTTGGATCTGAGTGGCAATAACATTTCTCCTCCATTGCCTTTGTTTAAGACTGGATTGAAACCTATTGTTACTGGGAATCCTCTCTTCAATGGTGGTGCGGAAAATCCTTCATCAGGGAGCAAGAACCCATCATCTGGATCTGGTAATGTCGACCCTGCATCGGGTCAGTCCAATTCTAGTTCGAGTGATTCTCGTGAAACTAAGAAATCTAAACGGAAAGGGTTGGTTTCCATCGTTGCTCCGATTGCGGGAGTGGCAGCTGCGGCTTTTCTGCTCATTCCACTCTATGCATATTGTTTCAAGAGGACGAAGGGTGGCTTCCAGGCACCAACCTCACTGGTAATTCACCCTAGGGATCCATCGGATTCGGACAGTGTTGTGAAGATTGCTGTTGCTAACAATACAAATGGAAGCATTTCCAATTTGACAGGGAGTGGTTCTGGGAGTAGGCACAGCAGTGGAATTGGGGAGTCTCATGTCATTGACGCTGGAAATCTTAGAATATCGGTCCAAGTTCTCAGGAACGTGACCAAGAATTTTGCGCCCGAGAACGAGCTTGGCCGTGGTGGATTTGGAGTTGTTTATAAGGGAGAGTTGGAGGATGGAACTAAAATTGCAGTGAAACGAATGGAAGCTGGTGTGATTAGTAGCAAGGCATTGGATGAATTCCAGGCCGAGATTGGGGTTCTATCAAAAGTCCGGCACCGGCATCTGGTTTCTCTTTTGGGTTATTCTATAGAAGGTAATGAAAGGATTCTGGTGTATGAATATATGCCACAAGGGGCTCTAAGTCAGCATCTTTTCCATTGGAAAAGCCTTGAACTGGAGCCACTCTCTTGGAAGAGGAGGCTCAATATTGCATTGGATGTTGCCAGAGGGATGGAGTATCTTCATACTCTGGCTCACCAGAGCTTCATTCACAGAGATCTTAAGCCGTCAAATATCTTGCTTGCTGATGATTTCAGAGCAAAGGTCTCAGATTTTGGTTTGGTAAAACTTGCTCCTGAAGGTGAAAAATCTGTAGTTACCAGGCTTGCTGGGACTTTCGGATATTTGGCGCCAGAATATGCAG TGACAGGAAAAATCACTACAAAAGCGGATGTTTTCAGTTTTGGGGTTGTGCTAATGGAGCTATTGACCGGATTAATGGCACTTGACGAGGACAGACCTGAGGAAAGCCAATACTTAGCAGCATGGTTCTGGCATATAAAATCAGATAAGAAGAAGCTAATGGCTGCTATTGACAAAGCCCTTGATGTTAAGGAAGAAACATTTGAGAGCATCTCCATCATTGCTGAGTTAGCAGGGCACTGCACTGCCAGAGAACCGAGCCAACGGCCGGAGATGGGTCATGCCGTAAATGTGCTGGCACCGCTTGTTGAAAAATGGAAACCCTTTGATGATGACACTGAGGAGTATTCTGGGATCGATTATAGCCTTCCCCTTAACCAGATGGTGAAGGGATGGCAAGAGGCAGAAGGAAAGGACATGAGTTATATGGACCTAGAAGACAGTAAGAGCAGTATCCCCGCAAGGCCTACCGGATTTGCAGATTCTTTTACTTCAGCTGATGGCCgttaa
- the LOC108329595 gene encoding mediator of RNA polymerase II transcription subunit 27, translated as MQMQMQQTQQQATTAPISTSTPPPSSGGSASEAPPKQVAQAMDKLGQAERIIADIRIGADRLLEALFVAAAQPHQGNKPLQMFLKEDACMRQYLQDLRSLGKELEESGVLSESLRSRKDFWGLHMPLVCPDGAVVAYAWKRQLAGQAGASAVDRTRLALKAFTDQKRRFFPHLDDGLETSDSASKRCCVSEEITVDPKEEIRFLRTLPDVLKSVEKDVPSLKILSFERLDWLKRASTLSSSANESSLEHNYHGSNKLRLGSVGTVAEEKVAVIEMLFPSIFRAVVSLHPAGSMDPDAVAFFSPHESGSYVHARGFSVHHVFRHITEYAATALQYFLGNQTETGLYCLLHWICSYQTLFSKPCSKCSRLLAMDKKSTLLLPPVHRPYWQFSFSKILSISSKDQNSDTRTYHIGCLSEEI; from the exons atgcaaatgcaaatgcaacaaacGCAGCAGCAGGCCACGACGGCACCCATCTCAACCTCCACTCCTCCTCCCTCCTCCGGTGGATCCGCTTCCGAGGCACCGCCGAAGCAGGTGGCTCAAGCAATGGACAAGCTAGGACAGGCCGAACGAATCATCGCCGACATCCGAATCGGCGCCGACCGCCTCCTCGAAGCGCTATTCGTCGCGGCAGCGCAGCCTCACCAAGGCAACAAGCCTCTCCAAATGTTCCTCAAGGAAGACGCCTGCATGCGTCAGTATCTTCAAGACCTTCGATCGCTTG GTAAGGAGTTGGAAGAATCTGGAGTTCTCAGTGAATCACTTCGATCGAGAAAAGACTTTTGGGGCTTGCATATGCCGCTAGTTTGTCCAGATGGCGCTGTGGTTGCGTATGCGTGGAAACGACAGCTTGCGGGTCAAGCTGGCGCTTCTGCAGTCGACAGGACTAG GTTAGCTCTCAAAGCCTTCACTGATCAGAAAAGGCGTTTTTTCCCACATCTCGATGATGGACTTGAAACTAGTGACTCGGCTTCAAAGAGATGTTGTGTGTCTGAAGAAATTACAGTGGATCCCAAGGAAGAAATTAGGTTTTTAAGGACGCTACCTGATGTTCTGAAGTCTGTAGAGAAGGATGTGCCAAGTctgaaaattttatcttttgaacGATTGGACTGGTTGAAAAGAGCTTCCACACTTAGCTCATCGGCAAATGAGAGTTCTCTAGAACATAACTATCACGGTTCTAATAAGTTAAGGCTAGGATCAGTTGGAACTGTTGCTGAAGAGAAGGTTGCGGTGATAGAAATGTTATTCCCATCTATCTTCAGAGCTGTTGTATCCTTGCATCCTGCTGGTTCCATGGATCCTGATGCTGTAGCTTTCTTTTCTCCACATGAG AGTGGAAGCTACGTGCATGCAAGGGGTTTTTCAGTTCATCATGTGTTTAGACATATTACG GAGTATGCTGCGACTGCTCTGCAGTACTTTCTTGGGAACCAGACTGAAACCGGTTTATATTGTCTTTTG CATTGGATTTGCAGCTACCAGACTCTGTTTTCAAAACCATGCAG CAAATGTTCACGGCTACTTGCAATGGATAAAAAATCAACTCTACTGTTACCTCCAGTCCATCGACCTTATTGGCagttttccttttcaaaaattttaagcaTATCCTCAAAAGACCAGAATTCTGATACTAGGACTTATCATATTGGCTGCCTTTCTGAGGAAATATAA